A region of [Bacteroides] pectinophilus DNA encodes the following proteins:
- a CDS encoding ABC transporter substrate-binding protein/permease, with the protein MKKKKTGIMQEGIVLVMCLVALLSLASCGSYKEVRSVDDLEGSRIGVQLGTTGDTYASDYEGDDAGTVIERYNKGNDAVQALKQKKIDAVIIDEQPALAFVEKNKDLKILDEEFAVEDYAICISKNNTELKKKINSALAELKADGTFDSIAANYTGNDDEKGKTPYVAKNIERPNGTLVAATNAAFKPYEYYDNGKMTGFDVDMIQAVCDILGMNLKMEDMEFDSIIAAVQSGKADVGVAGITVTEDRLKNIDFTDSYTTSKQMIIVKDPDAASVGGSISEKFNDNFVKDSRWEYLIKGLGNTLLITLFAIIIGIVLGFLIAIVRTNHDKNGGLTILNAICKVYLTIVRGTPVMVQLLIIYYVIFASVNTSKILVAVIAFGLNSAAYVAEVVRSGIMAVDNGQFEAGRSLGLNYSQTMKSIILPQAVKNILPALGNEFISLLKETSISGYIGLMDLTKGGDIIRSITYEPFMPLIAVAIIYLVIVMILSYGVGRLERRLKKNER; encoded by the coding sequence ATGAAGAAGAAAAAAACAGGCATTATGCAAGAAGGCATTGTGCTCGTAATGTGTCTTGTGGCACTGCTTTCGCTGGCTTCATGCGGCAGTTACAAAGAAGTCAGAAGTGTAGATGATCTCGAGGGAAGCCGTATTGGTGTACAGCTTGGAACAACCGGAGATACATACGCAAGTGATTATGAAGGCGATGATGCCGGAACAGTAATTGAGCGTTATAACAAAGGTAATGATGCAGTACAGGCACTTAAGCAGAAGAAGATAGATGCGGTAATCATAGATGAGCAGCCGGCACTTGCATTTGTTGAGAAGAATAAAGATCTTAAGATTCTTGATGAGGAATTTGCCGTTGAGGATTATGCAATATGCATTTCCAAGAACAATACAGAACTTAAGAAAAAGATTAATTCAGCGCTTGCAGAACTTAAGGCAGACGGCACTTTTGATTCAATCGCAGCCAATTATACGGGAAACGATGATGAGAAGGGTAAGACACCTTACGTTGCCAAGAATATAGAGCGCCCTAACGGAACACTTGTTGCAGCTACCAATGCGGCATTTAAGCCATATGAATACTATGATAACGGTAAGATGACAGGCTTTGATGTAGACATGATTCAGGCCGTATGTGATATCCTCGGAATGAATCTTAAGATGGAAGACATGGAGTTTGACTCGATCATTGCTGCCGTGCAGTCAGGCAAGGCAGATGTTGGCGTTGCCGGAATTACCGTAACAGAAGACAGACTTAAGAATATTGATTTTACGGATTCCTATACAACATCTAAGCAGATGATTATTGTTAAGGATCCTGATGCAGCGTCAGTAGGCGGAAGCATAAGTGAGAAGTTCAATGATAACTTTGTTAAGGATTCACGTTGGGAATACCTTATTAAGGGTCTTGGCAATACACTGCTCATAACATTATTTGCAATTATAATCGGTATTGTTCTCGGTTTCCTTATTGCAATTGTACGTACTAATCACGATAAGAATGGCGGACTTACTATACTTAACGCAATCTGTAAGGTTTATCTTACTATTGTGAGAGGAACACCTGTAATGGTTCAGCTTCTTATCATCTATTATGTAATATTTGCAAGCGTTAATACAAGTAAGATTCTTGTTGCAGTAATAGCATTCGGCCTTAACTCTGCCGCATATGTTGCGGAAGTAGTACGTTCAGGTATCATGGCGGTTGACAATGGACAGTTTGAGGCAGGAAGAAGCCTTGGACTTAATTATTCGCAGACTATGAAGAGCATTATTCTTCCACAGGCGGTAAAGAACATCCTGCCTGCACTTGGTAATGAGTTTATCAGTCTTCTTAAGGAGACTTCAATCAGTGGTTATATCGGGCTTATGGATCTTACTAAGGGCGGTGATATTATCAGAAGTATCACATATGAGCCATTTATGCCTCTGATAGCAGTAGCAATTATATATCTCGTAATAGTAATGATTCTGTCATATGGTGTTGGCAGACTTGAAAGGAGACTCAAGAAGAATGAGCGATAA
- a CDS encoding amino acid ABC transporter ATP-binding protein codes for MIEVKDLHKAFGDHEVLKGINTTISKGEVVAIIGPSGCGKSTFLRSLNMLEVPTSGSVLFEGVDITDKSVDINKTRQKIGMVFQQFNLFPNMTVKENIMLAPVKLQIMGSEDAEAKAEELLARIGLADKAEMYPDQLSGGQKQRIAIARSLAMNPDVMLFDEPTSALDPEMVGEVLSLMKDLAKSGMTMVVVTHEMGFAREVASRVVFINDGTIQEENAPEAFFADPKNPRLKDFLSKVL; via the coding sequence CTGATTGAAGTAAAAGACCTTCATAAGGCATTTGGTGACCATGAGGTTCTTAAGGGAATTAATACTACGATTTCAAAAGGAGAAGTTGTTGCAATAATAGGTCCTTCAGGCTGTGGTAAGTCAACATTCTTACGTTCACTCAATATGCTTGAAGTTCCTACATCAGGTTCGGTTCTCTTTGAGGGTGTTGATATTACGGACAAGTCTGTTGATATCAATAAGACACGTCAGAAGATAGGCATGGTTTTCCAGCAGTTTAATCTGTTCCCTAATATGACTGTTAAGGAGAATATTATGCTTGCACCTGTCAAGCTTCAGATAATGGGCAGTGAGGATGCCGAAGCCAAGGCAGAAGAGCTTCTGGCAAGAATAGGTCTTGCTGATAAGGCAGAGATGTATCCTGACCAGCTCAGCGGAGGACAGAAGCAGCGTATCGCAATAGCGCGTTCACTTGCAATGAATCCGGATGTCATGTTGTTTGATGAGCCTACATCCGCACTTGATCCTGAGATGGTAGGTGAAGTTCTCAGTCTTATGAAGGATCTTGCAAAGAGCGGAATGACAATGGTTGTAGTGACACATGAGATGGGATTCGCAAGGGAGGTTGCAAGCAGGGTAGTATTTATCAATGATGGTACTATTCAGGAAGAGAATGCACCGGAAGCGTTCTTTGCTGATCCTAAGAATCCGAGACTTAAGGACTTCCTTTCTAAGGTGCTTTAA
- a CDS encoding M15 family metallopeptidase, which translates to MSNTRSSNGGNRPRHRMNRRQREELMRKRKIATAVILMVIIIAAAGIIWGIVALVRHSRGGSDKPQHNSQVTQTAQSGQNETQAAGSVTQTMTADTVAHTTDDVTRVTPPADMTESSEGTAVPQETASVADVPPVTSAVTASAAHSEDENTDRTFTTSKGFTGYVKDGVTYIDGYLLVNKTYSLPSTYVPQNPDVPVTASWSTTSLDKDLMDAWRTMKQDADALGLNLVLSSGYRSYSTQVTLYNRYVAQDGKAAADTYSARAGYSEHQSGLCFDLNSIEDSFQYTDEGKWVNDNAYKYGFTIRFPKGKESYTGYQYESWHLRYVGKDLAQKLYNNGDWLSLEEYFGVTSEYKD; encoded by the coding sequence ATGAGTAATACAAGAAGCAGTAACGGCGGCAACAGGCCAAGACACAGAATGAACAGAAGGCAGAGAGAAGAACTCATGCGTAAGAGAAAGATAGCAACCGCAGTTATTCTTATGGTTATTATAATTGCTGCTGCCGGAATTATATGGGGCATTGTGGCACTTGTAAGACATTCCCGGGGCGGCTCTGATAAGCCACAGCACAATTCGCAGGTAACGCAGACAGCACAGTCAGGCCAGAATGAGACACAGGCAGCCGGTTCGGTGACACAGACCATGACAGCTGATACTGTTGCACATACGACAGATGATGTGACAAGAGTTACACCTCCGGCAGATATGACGGAATCATCGGAAGGCACAGCAGTACCTCAGGAAACAGCATCAGTGGCAGATGTTCCGCCTGTTACATCTGCTGTGACAGCATCTGCGGCACATTCTGAAGATGAGAATACTGACAGGACATTCACGACTTCCAAGGGATTCACAGGATATGTCAAGGACGGAGTTACATATATAGACGGCTACCTTCTGGTTAATAAGACATACAGCCTTCCGTCTACATATGTTCCGCAGAATCCGGATGTTCCTGTAACGGCAAGCTGGAGTACAACAAGCCTCGACAAAGATCTGATGGATGCATGGAGAACTATGAAACAGGATGCAGATGCACTTGGTCTTAATCTCGTGCTTTCAAGCGGATACCGTTCTTACAGTACACAGGTTACGCTTTACAACAGATATGTTGCACAGGATGGCAAGGCAGCTGCCGATACATACTCGGCAAGAGCCGGATACTCAGAACATCAGTCGGGACTCTGCTTTGATCTTAATTCAATTGAGGACAGCTTCCAGTATACTGATGAGGGTAAGTGGGTTAATGACAATGCTTACAAGTATGGATTTACAATAAGATTCCCTAAGGGAAAGGAAAGTTATACCGGATATCAGTATGAGTCATGGCACCTGCGCTATGTTGGCAAAGATCTTGCACAGAAGCTTTATAATAATGGTGACTGGCTGTCACTTGAGGAATATTTCGGTGTGACAAGTGAGTATAAAGATTAA
- a CDS encoding TetR/AcrR family transcriptional regulator codes for MSQTTKRALAASLKNLLLKKPLDKITINDIAEDCGINRMTFYYHFKDIYDLIEWTCIEDATRALEGNKTYDTWQQGFYQIFEAVQENKPFIMNVYHSVSREQVERYLYKVTYGLLIDVVNEKAAGMSVRDEDKEFIADCYKYMFVGIMLEWIRNDMKENPAYIIERLDGLVHGSIMTALNNYRNNP; via the coding sequence ATGTCACAGACAACAAAGAGGGCGCTTGCAGCTTCGCTTAAGAATCTTCTGCTCAAAAAGCCGCTTGATAAGATTACGATTAATGATATTGCTGAGGACTGCGGCATTAACCGCATGACGTTCTATTATCATTTTAAAGATATATATGATCTTATTGAGTGGACATGCATTGAGGATGCCACAAGAGCGCTTGAAGGCAATAAGACATATGATACCTGGCAGCAGGGGTTCTATCAGATATTTGAGGCAGTACAGGAGAATAAGCCGTTTATAATGAATGTCTATCACTCCGTGAGCCGTGAACAGGTTGAGAGATATCTGTACAAGGTAACCTATGGGCTTCTTATAGATGTGGTGAACGAGAAAGCAGCCGGTATGTCTGTCCGTGATGAAGATAAGGAATTTATAGCTGACTGCTACAAATACATGTTTGTGGGAATAATGCTTGAATGGATACGCAATGATATGAAGGAAAATCCTGCATATATCATAGAGCGCCTTGACGGGCTCGTTCACGGAAGCATTATGACAGCACTTAATAATTACCGCAATAATCCGTAG
- a CDS encoding oleate hydratase, translated as MYYSSGNYEAFARPLKPEGVDGKSAYIVGSGLAALAAACFLVRDGQMKGEHVHILEKDKIPGGACDGYKYENVGYVMRGGREMDNHFECMWDLFRSIPSIETEGVSVLDEYYWLNKADPNYSLCRATVNRGEDAHTDGKFSISDKGALEIMKLFFTPNEELQDKKITDVFDNEVLDSNFWLYWRTMFAFENWHSALEMKLYIQRYIHHIGGLPDFTALRFTKYNQYESMILPMVKYLESFGVQFHYGVKVVNVKFDITDARKQAARIDVIDNGRESAIDLTENDLVFITNGGCVENSTIGDQNTPAVFNKEIKPGGGWDMWRKIAAQDPSFGHPDKFCYDPEKSNWMSATVTTLDDRIIPYIKKICKRDPLSGKVVTGGIVSVKDSSWLLSWTINRQPQFRSQPKGQVLVWVYALFSDKPGDYIKKPMRECTGKEICMEWLYHLGVPVEEIEDMAANSANTVPCMMPYITAFFMPRAYGDRPDVVPEKAVNFAFLGQFAETKRDTIFTTEYSIRTGMEAVYTLLNIDRGVPEVWGSVYDLRCLLDATVKLRDGKKATDMELNLIEKFALKEALKKIKGTDVEKLLKDYNVI; from the coding sequence ATGTATTATTCAAGCGGTAATTATGAAGCATTTGCACGTCCGTTAAAACCTGAGGGCGTGGACGGAAAATCAGCTTATATAGTAGGAAGCGGTCTTGCAGCACTTGCAGCGGCATGTTTCCTGGTAAGAGACGGTCAGATGAAGGGTGAGCACGTACACATTCTTGAGAAGGATAAGATTCCGGGCGGTGCATGTGACGGATACAAATATGAGAATGTCGGCTATGTTATGCGAGGCGGACGAGAGATGGACAATCATTTTGAATGTATGTGGGATCTGTTCCGTTCTATTCCGTCAATTGAGACTGAGGGTGTATCGGTTCTTGATGAATATTACTGGCTTAACAAGGCCGACCCGAACTATTCACTCTGCCGTGCAACTGTGAACAGAGGCGAGGATGCCCACACAGACGGCAAGTTCTCAATATCAGACAAGGGCGCACTTGAGATAATGAAGCTTTTCTTCACACCTAATGAAGAACTGCAGGATAAGAAGATTACAGATGTGTTCGACAATGAAGTGCTGGATTCTAATTTCTGGCTGTACTGGAGAACGATGTTTGCATTTGAGAACTGGCACAGCGCACTGGAGATGAAGCTGTATATCCAGAGATATATCCACCATATCGGAGGACTTCCTGACTTTACAGCGCTGAGATTTACCAAATACAACCAGTATGAGTCAATGATTCTTCCTATGGTGAAGTATCTTGAGAGCTTCGGTGTACAGTTCCATTACGGTGTTAAGGTTGTAAATGTAAAGTTCGACATCACAGATGCAAGAAAGCAGGCTGCCCGCATTGATGTAATCGATAACGGCAGGGAAAGCGCAATAGACCTTACGGAGAATGATCTTGTATTTATTACAAACGGAGGCTGCGTTGAGAATTCAACTATTGGTGACCAGAATACACCGGCAGTATTTAATAAAGAGATAAAGCCGGGCGGAGGCTGGGATATGTGGCGTAAGATTGCCGCACAGGATCCTTCATTCGGACATCCGGACAAGTTCTGTTATGACCCTGAAAAGTCTAACTGGATGAGTGCAACCGTAACAACTCTTGATGACAGAATAATTCCTTATATAAAGAAAATCTGTAAGAGGGACCCTCTTTCAGGTAAAGTAGTAACCGGCGGCATCGTAAGTGTTAAGGATTCTTCATGGCTCCTTAGCTGGACGATTAACCGTCAGCCACAGTTCAGGTCACAGCCAAAGGGTCAGGTTCTTGTGTGGGTATATGCACTGTTCTCTGACAAACCGGGCGATTATATAAAGAAACCTATGAGAGAATGTACAGGAAAAGAAATATGCATGGAGTGGCTGTATCACCTTGGCGTCCCTGTTGAAGAAATAGAAGACATGGCAGCCAACAGCGCCAACACTGTACCATGTATGATGCCTTACATTACAGCATTTTTCATGCCTCGTGCATATGGTGACAGACCTGATGTTGTACCTGAGAAAGCAGTCAACTTTGCATTCTTAGGCCAGTTTGCAGAAACAAAACGCGATACCATATTTACAACAGAGTATTCAATCAGAACCGGCATGGAAGCAGTCTACACGCTCCTTAACATTGACCGCGGCGTTCCGGAAGTATGGGGAAGCGTGTATGACCTCCGTTGTCTGCTTGATGCAACAGTAAAGCTTCGCGACGGAAAGAAAGCAACAGACATGGAGCTCAATCTTATTGAAAAGTTTGCGCTCAAGGAAGCACTAAAGAAAATCAAGGGTACTGACGTTGAAAAACTCCTTAAGGATTACAACGTAATCTGA
- a CDS encoding ion transporter has protein sequence MSVKRKIFNIIQIGDKSNYISRCFDIFITITIISNIVVMFLQTFSELAACMAVFKGIEYVTTFVFCIEYVLRIWTADYLYPDKSEFRSRLSFLISFDGIVDLLTIIPAFFLSGFVIFRMLRVVRIFHLFRLNARYDSFNVITAVLYEKRNQIMSSVFIVLILMLASSLCMYSVEHDAQPDVFRNAFSGIWWSMSTLLTVGYGDIYPITTLGRIMAICIAYLGVGVVAIPTGIISAGFVEQYQRKSDISNYRDVDIKDIVEIMIDKRLAGKTLAEVEYGDNFSVYLVLRDNLSILPQDDMILKEKDIVVARCRN, from the coding sequence ATGTCGGTTAAGAGAAAAATATTTAACATAATTCAGATAGGGGACAAGAGCAATTATATAAGCAGATGCTTTGATATATTTATAACTATAACGATAATTTCCAATATAGTAGTAATGTTTTTACAGACATTTTCCGAACTTGCAGCCTGCATGGCGGTTTTCAAGGGGATAGAATATGTTACGACATTTGTATTCTGCATAGAATATGTCCTTAGAATCTGGACTGCGGATTACCTGTATCCTGACAAAAGTGAGTTTAGGTCACGTCTCAGTTTCCTGATATCATTTGACGGAATTGTTGACCTGCTTACAATAATCCCTGCATTTTTCTTATCGGGCTTTGTAATATTCCGAATGCTCAGGGTAGTAAGAATCTTCCATCTGTTCAGGCTTAATGCCAGATATGATTCATTCAATGTAATTACAGCCGTATTATATGAAAAACGTAATCAGATTATGTCGTCGGTATTTATAGTGCTGATTCTTATGCTCGCGAGCAGCCTGTGCATGTACAGTGTGGAGCATGATGCACAGCCTGACGTATTCCGTAATGCATTCAGCGGCATATGGTGGAGCATGTCAACGCTCCTTACTGTAGGCTACGGAGACATATATCCGATAACAACACTTGGAAGAATAATGGCAATCTGCATTGCCTACCTTGGGGTTGGCGTGGTGGCTATCCCAACCGGTATCATAAGCGCCGGATTTGTAGAGCAGTACCAGCGTAAAAGTGATATCTCCAATTACCGCGATGTTGACATTAAGGATATTGTCGAGATAATGATAGACAAACGCCTTGCGGGAAAGACACTTGCAGAGGTTGAATACGGCGACAACTTCTCGGTATATCTTGTGCTGCGCGATAATCTGTCAATCCTGCCGCAGGATGACATGATATTGAAGGAGAAGGATATAGTTGTGGCAAGGTGCCGGAATTAG
- a CDS encoding Rpn family recombination-promoting nuclease/putative transposase, whose translation MKPLEQMNIVDDFLAGSLIGHKEYGEAASRYILSCILNRKIGKLNVVTQKFLIGDNPERHGIRMDVYLDEEEGEIFDVEPDKNNNAKDIASLPKRARFYHDKIDTANLRSGSNYDDLRDVIVIFIMPYDPFGLDRMVYTVKKCCVEVPDMPYDDGDRTIFLYTGGTEGHPTEQLRQLLHYMENSVEENACTKELQELHKMVVAVKQDGEVGIAYMKSFEIEEKIRREGEERGREEGIQEGIQKGIREGMHGMIRTCRRFKQTDAQIVQLLQEELNLTREQAEDALAKYTPASDEKVTQ comes from the coding sequence ATGAAACCTTTGGAACAGATGAACATTGTGGATGACTTTCTGGCAGGCAGCCTTATAGGTCATAAGGAGTATGGCGAAGCGGCATCACGCTACATCCTGAGCTGCATACTGAACCGTAAGATTGGGAAGCTTAACGTAGTAACGCAGAAGTTTCTTATTGGTGACAACCCTGAGAGGCATGGTATCAGGATGGATGTCTACCTTGATGAGGAAGAAGGCGAGATATTCGATGTTGAACCGGACAAGAATAATAATGCAAAAGACATTGCATCACTTCCCAAAAGGGCGCGGTTCTACCATGACAAGATTGACACAGCCAATCTCAGATCGGGCAGTAACTACGATGACCTTCGCGATGTGATTGTCATATTCATCATGCCGTATGACCCGTTTGGGCTGGACAGGATGGTGTACACAGTTAAAAAGTGCTGTGTAGAAGTGCCTGATATGCCGTATGATGACGGTGACAGGACGATATTCCTGTATACAGGCGGGACAGAAGGACATCCGACAGAACAACTGCGTCAGCTATTACACTATATGGAGAACTCCGTTGAGGAGAACGCCTGCACAAAAGAACTGCAGGAGCTTCATAAGATGGTGGTGGCTGTCAAGCAGGATGGAGAGGTAGGTATTGCATATATGAAGAGTTTTGAGATTGAGGAGAAGATTCGCAGAGAGGGCGAAGAACGCGGCAGGGAAGAAGGAATACAGGAAGGAATACAAAAAGGAATACGAGAAGGAATGCATGGAATGATTAGAACATGCCGAAGATTCAAGCAGACTGACGCCCAGATTGTACAGCTCCTTCAGGAGGAGCTTAACCTTACAAGAGAACAGGCTGAGGATGCCTTGGCAAAGTACACTCCGGCTTCAGATGAAAAAGTAACACAGTGA
- a CDS encoding VanZ family protein codes for MHGSDLHLLIFQLRRLLRLSHLRMQLWQSPYFIREKIYEHFIFRFNQVLLIGMLSSLAIEIMQLFNWRVSDIDDLLMNTLGAVIGFFLFKLVDMIIHGIYSIFAHNKNSKVESASQRHARATAKSKTPNISEAIAYIILSYLGVFFLYNVTGISALV; via the coding sequence TTGCATGGTTCAGATTTGCATTTACTGATTTTCCAATTGAGGAGATTGTTAAGGCTCAGCCATCTTCGGATGCAGCTTTGGCAGTCTCCTTATTTTATCAGGGAGAAAATTTATGAACACTTTATTTTTAGATTTAATCAGGTTCTGCTTATCGGCATGCTCTCTTCCCTCGCGATTGAGATTATGCAGCTTTTCAATTGGCGCGTATCCGATATTGATGACCTTCTGATGAATACACTCGGCGCGGTTATCGGATTTTTCCTGTTCAAGTTGGTTGACATGATTATACATGGGATTTACAGCATATTTGCGCATAATAAGAATTCTAAAGTGGAATCTGCCTCTCAGCGGCACGCACGGGCTACAGCCAAAAGTAAAACACCGAATATCAGTGAGGCAATTGCCTATATAATTCTTTCTTATCTCGGTGTGTTCTTTTTATATAATGTTACAGGAATATCCGCTCTTGTTTAA
- a CDS encoding ABC transporter permease, producing MKNIFNKKLFSDGMRQLRTIGIMGLIIFCLETVFVVIGNNMSNAEWIASYTAGQITISGSAAQTALNMPEVCTLLELHPILLAAIYILAPVMVLYLFGFMNRRNSSDFYHSIPVKRECIAVSFLAAIVAWLCIIVLVSTALCCILTLFTPYVAINMYSVLTTTLATLAGSVCMLAAGFLAMSITGTYFSNIAVSVMLLIFPRGLITFFTVMMSSLVQVLPLSLGGILDYNINIVVGNVISLFIGGDALYPMTHLVPSLYTLVLAIVYFVIGMYAFKIRKSETATMPASNRHLQNIYRLIPPMCICLLPIAAVCQLILRRHEMFGGTNAMNLFYIVLFYFIAVIAYFLYELISTRKIANVMKSFKSLWTLAAFNVLFVIIIAAGYFYEIHNVPSADRVKYVIINTDDYSSLTRSDVGHDYYFTQKAAATKIYNQEIISKLVSYLEQNINDIKTTDGADSVSAYSTRLSVEFGKGIGTLRRKVYVPLNEYQTFINTLNKSDDYTSIYKNLPEYNSLASCELYMTGHSSWKISDNDKRDLYEALCEDFRSLDLPAAISHTSRYSSGGCIGRFYVEVNYKSSTLNFYAGISADTPRALKLLVERINAASDASNAVNKLLDAQLPDGYAVRNCTLSFTLLYDGNLYDGSATRSFYNNLDGSNDSYADYTENGAEILNKIADRLDSAPSTIDLNRPVLCVTYNSSLTDNNAKRTTESGCRFYQADDELVNLFSTFTKTDVR from the coding sequence ATGAAAAATATATTTAATAAGAAATTATTTTCAGACGGAATGCGCCAGCTTCGCACAATAGGAATCATGGGCCTCATAATCTTCTGCCTTGAAACAGTATTTGTTGTAATCGGCAATAATATGAGCAATGCCGAATGGATTGCATCATATACGGCAGGCCAGATTACGATATCAGGCAGCGCAGCCCAGACCGCACTTAATATGCCTGAGGTGTGCACACTGCTTGAACTTCACCCGATACTGCTTGCAGCAATATATATTCTTGCGCCTGTTATGGTTCTTTATCTGTTTGGATTCATGAACAGACGCAACTCAAGTGACTTTTATCACAGTATTCCTGTAAAAAGGGAATGCATCGCTGTATCATTTCTGGCTGCGATTGTTGCATGGCTGTGTATAATCGTGCTTGTAAGTACTGCACTCTGCTGCATTCTTACGCTGTTCACGCCATATGTGGCAATCAACATGTACAGTGTGCTTACAACAACTCTTGCGACACTGGCAGGCTCTGTATGTATGCTCGCCGCAGGCTTCCTTGCCATGAGCATTACAGGAACTTATTTTTCAAATATAGCAGTTTCAGTTATGCTTCTTATATTTCCAAGAGGACTTATAACATTCTTCACGGTTATGATGTCTTCTCTTGTCCAGGTTCTGCCGTTAAGCCTTGGCGGAATACTTGACTATAACATTAACATTGTCGTCGGCAATGTAATCAGCCTGTTTATAGGCGGAGATGCGTTATATCCAATGACACATCTTGTTCCGTCACTCTATACGCTGGTGCTTGCCATAGTATATTTTGTCATTGGAATGTATGCATTTAAAATAAGGAAATCCGAGACAGCAACCATGCCGGCTTCCAACAGACACCTTCAGAATATATACAGGCTTATACCTCCGATGTGCATATGTCTTCTGCCAATTGCAGCGGTATGCCAGCTTATCCTCCGCAGGCATGAGATGTTTGGCGGAACCAATGCCATGAACCTGTTTTACATTGTGCTTTTCTATTTTATTGCAGTAATAGCATATTTTCTTTATGAGCTCATCTCAACCAGAAAGATTGCCAATGTAATGAAATCCTTCAAAAGCCTGTGGACACTTGCAGCATTTAATGTACTGTTTGTCATTATAATCGCTGCCGGATATTTTTATGAGATTCACAATGTGCCTTCAGCCGACCGCGTGAAATACGTAATCATCAATACAGACGATTACTCTTCTCTCACAAGAAGTGATGTAGGACATGATTATTATTTTACCCAGAAAGCAGCAGCCACCAAAATATATAACCAGGAGATAATCAGTAAGCTTGTCAGCTATCTTGAGCAGAATATAAATGATATAAAAACAACTGATGGTGCTGACTCTGTCAGTGCCTATTCTACACGGCTGAGTGTGGAATTCGGCAAAGGTATCGGAACACTCAGACGTAAGGTGTATGTACCGTTAAATGAGTACCAGACATTTATCAATACACTGAATAAGTCTGATGATTATACTTCCATATATAAGAATCTGCCTGAATATAACTCTCTTGCTTCATGTGAGTTGTATATGACGGGCCACTCTTCATGGAAGATATCTGACAATGACAAACGTGACCTGTATGAGGCTCTTTGTGAAGATTTCCGTTCACTGGATCTTCCTGCTGCTATCAGCCACACATCACGCTATTCTTCAGGTGGCTGCATTGGAAGATTCTATGTGGAAGTCAATTATAAGAGTTCAACACTTAATTTTTATGCCGGCATATCTGCTGATACACCAAGAGCACTCAAGTTGCTTGTTGAGCGTATTAATGCAGCTTCAGATGCTTCCAATGCTGTAAATAAGCTGCTTGATGCACAGCTTCCCGATGGTTATGCCGTAAGGAACTGTACTTTGTCATTCACACTTCTGTATGACGGTAACCTGTACGATGGTTCAGCTACACGCAGCTTCTACAATAACTTAGATGGTTCAAATGATTCTTATGCTGACTATACTGAAAATGGTGCCGAAATTCTTAATAAGATTGCGGACAGACTCGACAGTGCGCCATCCACTATTGACCTGAACAGGCCTGTACTGTGTGTAACCTACAATTCATCACTGACTGACAATAATGCCAAGCGTACAACCGAATCCGGCTGCCGCTTCTATCAGGCAGATGATGAGCTAGTTAATCTGTTCAGTACATTTACAAAAACAGATGTGAGATAG